ATGCTTACTTAAAAATTTTAAACCATAAATAGCTAAGTCGTCCATGTTTGTAATTGTATCTTTTATAGCACCTGTTAGCGCTAATTTATAACCAACTTCTTGGTCTTCAAACTTCGGCCATAGAATTCCAGGTGTATCAAGCAACTCTAATTCTTTACCTACTTTAATCCATTGCTGAGATTTGGTAACACCTGGTGTGTTACCTGTTTTTGCAATATTTTTCTTTGCTAAGCGATTAATAAGCGTCGATTTCCCCACGTTAGGAATACCAACAATCATCGCTCGAATTGCACGTGTTTTTAAGCCTTTAGCTTTCATACGTGCCCATTTATCTGCCAGTAACTCCTGCGCTGCTTTTGTTACTTGTTTTAATCCTCTATTGTCTAAGGAATTGATCGCAATTGCTTTATGACCCTGCTGTTCAAAATAAGTAAGCCACTTTTTTGTTTGTGCTTCATCTGCCATATCGGCCTTATTCAATATTAATAATCTTGTTTTTTGATGAATTACTTCGTCAAGCATAGGATTTCTGGATGACATAGGCAAGCGCGCATCAATCAGTTCAAAAATTATATCAACAAGCTTTAAATTTTCTGTAACTTGGCGACGTGCTTTAGCCATATGCCCTGGAAACCATTGAATCGTCATTTTGTTCACTCCTACTTGTTAATTCACTTTGCCCATTTGATCGAGTGGCCAAAAGACAACATTAGTTTTACCTATAATTTTATCTATGGATACAATCCCTATATGGCGGCTATCTTTACTATATCGACGATTATCTCCCATAACAAAAACATAACCTTTAGG
This window of the Rummeliibacillus pycnus genome carries:
- the ylqF gene encoding ribosome biogenesis GTPase YlqF, whose protein sequence is MTIQWFPGHMAKARRQVTENLKLVDIIFELIDARLPMSSRNPMLDEVIHQKTRLLILNKADMADEAQTKKWLTYFEQQGHKAIAINSLDNRGLKQVTKAAQELLADKWARMKAKGLKTRAIRAMIVGIPNVGKSTLINRLAKKNIAKTGNTPGVTKSQQWIKVGKELELLDTPGILWPKFEDQEVGYKLALTGAIKDTITNMDDLAIYGLKFLSKHYPGRMEERYQISRLSEEIVETFDHIGKLRRVYISGGEIDYDQVAELIVRDIRGQQLGKLTFDFVEDFSS